attgaacaatttcaatcagtaattgtattatttttattttttgtagaTGATGGAATGCAACGAATGCTCATGCTGGGTTCATGCTCGATGCGAAGGCCTCTCGGACGAACGCTATGAAATTCTGAGCTACTTACCAGACTCTATAGAGTTTATTTGTCGCCAATGTTCACCGGACCCAAATTCTATCTGGCGAAACGCAGTTGAAGCAGAACTAAAGGCAGGTTTCATAGGTGTTATAAAATCCCTGAGTAAAAACAGAAAAGCGTGCATCGCTCTGAAGTGGAGCCCTAGAAAGGAGTGCTTGTGCAGACCGATATCTAGTGTAAGAAAGCTAGACTTCTCAGACGAAAAACTTGAGGTGTGTGTTATAAACGGCAAGGAAGTAATCAACAGGTTTGATGACTACGATGAGTGTAACAGTGAGCGTTCTACGGATGCTGATTCAAACTTGAGCGGAAATTTGAAGTCTGATAACTCCAGTAAATCTGATTTTGAAACAGATGACCAGCCCACTGATCCACCCAAGAGAGGGTTGAGGCGATTGCGACAGAAGTTTCACTTGAAAGAATGTTCCGTTAGAGTAAAAAATTGCCTCTCAAAAGAGGGGCAGGATATTTTTGATGGTAAAGACTCTGCTGTCGATATTGAAACGACACGTGGTTCTGTAATTGAGAATAAAGAGTGCCTTTGCCTTGAGCAACAAATTATTGCTAGGCCATCACCAACCTTGATGTCTGTAAAGCGTAAAGTGAATGGTAATGAATATGGGTCGTTGTTGCAGTTTCACTGTGACATGGAGCACGTAATCAATCGTGCATCTAACGAGGACCTTGTAGAAGCGTATCACAAAATTCTGTGCGAAGTATTTCCTTGGTTTCATCCAAAGCATTCGAAAATCACATCGAGCACTGGGGGCTTATCCACGCCAACAAAAGAGTCGTATTCCAAAGATAGTGAGAATTTTTTGGCTAAGCTGGATGATTCAATTCTGGAAACGTGGAAGGAGGAAGTTCTGAGGGCGCCAAAGGCTATCGCAGCGAAATCAGGAAATTTGTACCAGAATATCAACGCGCAGGACAGCAGGTCATGTTGCTTGTGCAAGGGACTTGGCGATGGATACTCTACAAGAGAAGGCCGTCTCCTTTACTGTGGGCAAAATGAATGGGTTCATGCAAATTGTGCTTTGTGGTCCAACGAGGTATTCGAGGAAATTGACGGATCACTTCAGAACGTTCACAGTGCTATATCAAGAGGTCGGTTAATACGGTGTACGGAATGTGGAAAGAAAGGAGCAAGCGTTGGTTGCTGCAGCAAGAATTGCAATGGAACGTATCATTATCCATGCGCAAGGAACATAGACCTTGCATTCAATGATGACAAAACGGTATTCTGTACTTCGCATTTATCTAACTGTTCGGACAAAACACCGCAATCTGAGGAGGACTTTGATTTAAAAAGGCCGGTTTACGTTGAGTTGGatcggaaaaagaaaaaatatgctGAACCTAATAAGGTCAAGGTCATGATCGGCTCTCTCACCATCGATTGCCTTGGCACCATTGTTCCAGAGTTTTCTGACACAATTGAGAAAATAGTGCCAAGTGATTATAAGTGTTCCAGACTGTACTGGTCTACCATTAACCctttgaaaattgtcaaatacTATGTTAGGACGTTTGTTCAAATATATGTACCCGAGGCAGCTGTGGATATGGAAAATAATGTCACCATTGATCACTCCGCGGAGCGAGAGGCTGAGAGCGACACCGAGAAATCTGTTGCAGTAAAACAGACGTTAGACACTCTCGTCGATTCTGTATGCAACAAGGAAGCCGATGAGAATTTAGCTGAACAGAATAACACAGATCTCTTACCACCAGAGCTGAAAGAAGCAATTTTCGAAGACCTGCCCCATGATCTATTGGATGGAATTTCGATGCaagatatttttccaaaaatgacGTATGAGGATTTTTTAGCCATGGATTTGAAAACTGATGGCGGTTTTGGTACAGATTTATTGAAAGATGAAATATTGCCAACAGAAGTAGACGAGATGATAAAACCTACCGAGAACAAAGTCTCTAAAATGGATCCATCTATGCCAGAACTCGGACCGCAGAATGATTTCTGGCTTCACCTGGAGGCAAAGAGTTCTGTTCAAGATATCGTCGACGATCTGTTTAATTCGAAAAACCAGAAATTGGGGGGCAGAGAACTAAAACGATCAAAGTCTGAAGTGATGTCCAACAATTCCGTCGTCGTTGGGGGTCCTCGGCATCACCAGAGATCCTGCAGTCTTACATGGAGCTATAAACTAGACGGGACCTACGGACCCACAATGAAGCGGAGGAAGTTACCGAAGAATTTAAACTCTACACGATCAGAAGCTGCCGTCACAGTTGTGGAGTCTCAAAACGAGCGAACGCCAATGCTGCACGAACTTCGTATACCAGAAAGTATTATGCTAACAGTGGGTAGGGCCAGTACACCCAGTATTATCTCCGAGTCTGTCAGAGAGCTTAAATACTGCATTGAAGATTCTGGCGTAACAACACGCCGCACTTCACCTCGGGATGATGGCAAAGAACACAAGAGGCTCCTCTGGCACGCAAGGCAGCACCCGAGGATTCTTCAGGTAGATGGAACGGCAGATACAGGAAGCGCAAGTGAGTGTAGCTCTCCTGAATACACAGCAGAGGATCGAGTCCCACCACTCCATTCGCTGGACGCGATTGTTCGGATCCCCCAGGTCGACGGAGCGAATGACGACTCCTCTTGCGACAGTGGAAAGTTTGACACTGGCGCCAGTTTGTACAAATATGCTTCCaggttttcaaaattgaatagGGTTCCTCGAAAGGAGGATGGGAAGGAGCTGGTGGAGAAGTTTAATCAGAGTGACGCAGTGTCCTTCAAAATTCCGCAGCTGGATGGTGCAGATGATGTGTCTAGTGACGACGAGTGTTCATCGCCGCATTCTCAGGTTCCGAACGAATTAGGCACAAGCTTGTCAAAAAAGTACCTGCCAATACCAGACCCTGTGGATCAACCTGTAACTTGCAAGAGGTGCCGTTGCACGTACAGGACACAGGATAGCTACAACAGACATCTTGCTACCTGCGACATCATGACTACAAGTGATAGCGACTCCGAGACTATGGACAATAAACTTACGTCCCCAGATTCAAGGTTTTCACCCAGTATCGGATCTTCGATCGAATCACCGCAGTTCATTACTATGTCTCCGTCTGAAGGACATACCTTGTCATCCGAGTATTCGGATATCCAGGCTACATCTCCCGTTGAAGCTTCGGTTCCCTCGCCCCATCCTGGAATTCAAATTGAACCCATCGCACAGGCGATTATGACACCTCAAATCCACACACACGCCACGGTAGAAACTGTTCACCAAACGGTATTAACGTCGAATGATATGATTGTACAAACTCAGTATACTAGAACAACGACAACATTACCAAATGCTACAGTATTACCACAGCAGCCAGAGAGTACGGTTCAAATAACCGAAATCACAGATCGCCCGTTGATATCGAGAGACTCTGTGACCAGTATTACACAAAGCGCCATAAACGTACCCCTGACATCACCAGACAGCACAAGCTCTCAGACCATTCCAAGCCCACAAGTATCGCCAACTTTTTCATCAACTGGCGTTCAGACCAGCGCCAATGAGGCAGGAGTAAATCCTGGTGTCCAGCAAGCTAAGCTTCTGAAGCCAAAATCTCCCAGAACCCCAAAGCCCAGGGCCAAGGGCATCAAGCCCAATATATTACGAACCTCCAACGTACCACAGTCAAGCCACGTCAGGTTTCAAACGATCCAAAATAATACGCCAATTATACAGCTGCAGCAAGCCCAAAGAGCCACTGGTCCAACGGTTATTCTACAACAGGTTCCCCAGCCGAATTTGATGTCCGCATACGTGGAAGCTatgcagcagcaacaacaacatcaacatcAACATCACCAGCAATCGGCTCAAAACTTGCAGTATGTAGCTACGATTGGAGGGCAACACGAGACCGGTTATAAGCCACAATTTATAGCTGCCAACTCGTTGGTTCCTGGTGCTTACATCCAGGCGTCCTCTGACAATTTGTTGACGTTGCAAAATGGCGGAATATCAGTATTACCGAACGTACAAATAGCTCAACCACAGCCGACCGTTTTGGGCACTATTATCCAGCAACAACCGAGCGCCATCCAATGTGGAGTGATATCGTCGGAGCAATTGGTACTTAGTTCCACACCGGCACTTGAAATGTTCACAGATTCAACGGGGAGCATGTTTGTCCATAGCCAACCAATGTACTATGGGCTTGAGACAATAGTGAGCAATACCGTTATGTCGTCTAGTCAGTTTGTGGCCGGAGCTGTTCCTCAGGTACTTGCAAGCAGCTACCAAACTACTACGCAAGTATTTCAAGCTTCGAAACTCATGGAACCAATCGTAGACGTTCAGTCCGTGCCTAATGTTCCAAATGTTCCGTCGGTACAAACGGTCCAGAGTGTTCCTGGAGTTCCGGGAAGCTACGTGGTCGTCAATCAACCTCCACCTCCTATTGCTGAGCCAAGCAATTCCCAAATAACTATTTCAGCAAACCCGGAACAGGCTTTCGCTCCCGCGAATTGTAATCCTATACAGCATGGGCCGTGCTTACAGATAGCGGATCCTGTACAACCAATACAAGTGCCACAAATTCCGCCGATTGTCTCTAGTGCGGTTTCTCCTAGCGATATGTTGGTGGGTTGTAAACAGCAGCAACAGACATCTACGACAATACCAAGGGTTGCCGTTAGACCAAGTCCCGTTTCTCACACCTCTGTGCAGCCCCTTCAACAAATACAATCAATGCAGCCCTTGCATCAGGGACCCTGGAGAATAACTGAGCCTCTCTTTGCGTCCGAGCAACCTATCAGCAACAATATCAGACCGTACTTTGACTCTAAACATGTGTCAGAAAATACTAGCATGATAAAATCAAGCATATCTTCGAAAATGCCGCCTTTGCCGAGCCACTGTGTACCACagaggaataataataatattactgtaaataaaatgaaccaCAATGATGTAAATAACGTGCATACCAGCTACGTTAATACAATGTCCAACAACAGTGTTGGTAGTTGCATTGTTAATAGTAACAGTAGTAATGGCCATTGTATTAACGTTAACATGATGAACACAAATAATGTAAACCAGATCAATTTGAACGTTTGCACAACTAATAAGATTACCATGCCAGTGAGCAACGCACCTACAAGCAGACCGATGAATCGGGTTCTGCCAATGCAGGCGATTACCTCAAAACCAGAACCAGCGGAGCAAATGCGGAAGCCTGATATTGCTGTCGAGGAACCGACTAAGCTGAACGTCCAGATTTCCAAACGCAGAGATGACATGATTGTCGAACCAGTGAAAGAACCAGATGCATCTACAAATGATTTGAGTAATAGTGATGCAATGGCATTTGATATCGAAacgatgaataaaatgaagGAGAACTTGAAGTTGGAACTGGATAAGGAAAAGTTACAGAATAAATCTTTGAAGATTGTCTTTCAGAAGCAGCTACAGGACGGTTCTTACAAAATAACGCAAAATATGAAAGCAGTTTCACAAAACAAAAGGACACCACAAATAACTTCAGTTGAAATTCTATCACCGAGAGAAGCTGCTAAGATTACTTCCCTACAACTTTCGCCGTTGAAGAACTTTGCGTTAAAGTCGAGCAAGATGGAGAGTAAACCAAGCTCGCTTGATAATAAAATGGACTCGCCAAAACCTAGACCTCCTCCTATAGCGGTAAAGAAACCAAGAATTGTCTCAAAGATCTTGAAACCTCCAAACAATAATCCTTCTAAattgatggtaaaaaaatcaatctcaAAACGACCCAGCATGATGTACGAAATCAAATCGCAAGACGGTTTTACGCACGTTGCCTCTTCCATGTCCGAGGTCTGGGACAAAGTCTTTGAAGCTGTTCAGTCTGCACGTAGGGCTCACAACTTGCCTCCGTTACCCCACAATCCCCTTACGGAAAATCTGGGGCTGGAAAATAACGCAACTGTTTATCTGGTCGAACAATTGCCAGGCGTGAACAGGTGCACCAAGTACAAACCAAAGCTGCATAATTTAAAACCGCCAAAACCAAGCGAGATAGAAAACGACTTGTTGACAGAATGTGACAGCGGAGCTGCGAGGGCTGAATCATTCAGGGGAAGGAAGGTCCATGACATGTTCAGTTGGCTGGCATCGAGACATCGACAGCAGCCAAAAATGATTGCCATTTCAGAAAACGAATCACGGTGAATAATAACATTAATTTATTGacttttcaaagatttttaaccCATTTACTTCAGATATTTACATTACAATctgaacgaaattttctaGGAGGGCTGCGAGCACAAATTTACCAATGGCAATGAGGTTTAGGATTCTGAAGGAAACATCTAAGGAATCTGTCGGCGTTTATCACTCACACATTCACGGGAGGGGTTTGTTTTGCTTGCGGGATATCGAGGCTGGGGAAATGGTCATTGAATACGCCGGAGAGGTAACTAATGGAGATATATAAACTCTGATGACCGATGACTTTGGTAAACCTGATACCAATGTTTTAATTCTTTATTGTTTGGCTACTTTCAGGTGATACGAGCATCATTGACGGATAAACGCGAAAAGTACTACGATAGCAAAAACATTGGATGTTACATGTTCAAAATTGATGACCACCTAGTCGTGGATGCAACGATGAAAGGGAACGCTGCTCGTTTCATCAATCACTCTTGCGAGGTGCTTGTCacagttgaaataaaaaactatgaatattacctaattttttacatttaatgTGGTTCCTGGAAcgtatttatgaaaaatcctTCTCTTTTTCAGCCAAATTGCTACTCTCGAGTGGTCGACATCCTTGGTAAGAAACACATTTTAATATTTGCGCTACGTCGCATAGTGCAAGGCGAAGAGCTGACCTACGACTACAAGTTTCCCTTTGAGGATATAAAGATCCCGTGTACCTGTGGTTCCCGGAGATGTCGAAAATATCTCAATTGAGCAGCGCGTACCTGATTGGTGACATCGATAGGAAATAATGGATCGCAAATCACGAGAGCACCGCGCgtttattgaaatatatatcaCGACAAGGTCAGTTTGCACGAATCGTAGTAGTTCTATTCTCAAAGATAATGacaagaaagaagaaaaccaCTATCGAATTACATATGCagctttttatttaaatataaacaattgataggcggaaagaaaagaaaaaacgagataGAATATAGttaacaatatttgaaatattgacaGGCCAGATAATATATCTCAGCTGACGCGGCGTTGTGAAGTCGTTTTAAGgtttacttttcatttctctaAACGGCTACGCGTAGTAATTAATTTAAGGAGTATATACCAGTAGcaataataatcaattgaaTATATCTTCGGCTTGCTTTTACGCTTCAAAAGTTAATACAACTATCGTGTTAACGACCCTTTGGATACACTTTACACATGCCTGTGCTATGGCACGCAACTTATAGATTCTATGCATCGTCCACTATCGAGGCTCGCTCGTAATCAAGGCCTAATGATTGATACGCAGCAATATTCGCACTGGATCACAATCCCTTATCGCACTTTTTGGTACTTTGCGTAGACGAGCTAATTATTATACTACAGTGAAACTTCCCAACAGCGGACACCTTCGGGACTGGAAATATCGTCCGTTATTCAGAATAACATAAACGTGTAAATTGTGCCGCTGGAGATTCTTAGACTGTCCGTTGTAAAGAGAAATCCGTCATTGGGAGGTGTCCGTTAAGTGAAGTTTCACTGtatcaatgaaattaaatttgattaaaaagagatgaaaagtACGATAATATTACGCGGTCTAGCGTGGATATTACTGGAAACTCAATTAACCTTGTACGGGCTCAATTTTAATGCCAGATTTAAAGCTTTCTTGTAAGATATGTAATTGTTAAAAACCACACTTTGTCTCGATGTAAGTGACGAGTACCCAGTTTAACGTAAGATAGGATCGTAGGCATTAAGGAGAGAGATTGAGAATGGCAAGAAAGGAtgatctttttcttttttttttgtaaagaaaGACTATCCGAAGGTACGTCTACTTTGGCAGCGATGTGCAAAAGgtatgaataatattaattatttgttcACTTGAGCCATACCTTATTGTTGCTGTTGTAATAGGACAGAACAAAGTCCCCTGATCTTAGTTTGGTGGTATTTTATAAAACTCCCATTGTAAGATatttatcccccccccccccccaataACGGTAAaaaacattctttttttttctcttttctttttgtttctctcttCCCACAAAAGTGattcgtaatatttttgtgTCCATTTTTCAATGGCGGGAAACTGAGAACCAGAGAGACTGCATATTCGTACTTCATTAttgttgtattttcttttatcgtgTCCAAATTTGAATCATGTGAATGGTAAATTTATATTGAATCTGGCCAGACGATAAGTTGCCTTCGTACTAATATTAAGTACATTATTTCATACTTTAGTGATTCACTTTAATATTTACACTACGTATACACCAGCTGCTTGAGCTTAACAGGAACAAATATATAC
This region of Neodiprion fabricii isolate iyNeoFabr1 chromosome 7, iyNeoFabr1.1, whole genome shotgun sequence genomic DNA includes:
- the LOC124187011 gene encoding histone-lysine N-methyltransferase trithorax; protein product: MGRSKFPGKPPKTVTRKRIKVLGRPETTQTDPVTVVAAENIYYGLSLFNETFGDNEKEHPPFHGFSSKEAKLSVCYVKTQQRDTEVPEQPLKKSPSKCRKNIKDIKNPPLDEENVRDASLYKSGSNRIRISRDSLGKTESDEARRVCRMKNRRSKIAGTESLNLSKAPVLKPVNNILERHQRTRQLRNSTAKRLLQRAKSSGSVNTRNGTGSTGDKIGTVRKFVLPVRSVHSSRVIKPNKRFIEELEETCIPESSESLNEKYHKKAKVLPDRTGGEEVVDKDMRKPKKTVQNVTANSNISNHTVTTADNELKKPQVSTCKNKSSVKSSHVSPSTAQDPIPQLSKSNTCTSSKQTLIPAKVPPDSSTTNSESSRVQTRSGTLSAAVNSPSPKVASEPVHNSTDNMPALEDVPSLKESIDNISDKSVSTSNSQSLDTESNLSESGSEHSDHSEDEQSEWSGMKLNGGKVILRKARLKLDNRTSGGAEGPFSNSNAHSNSSGSSNPGLAATVKCGVCGAVRFYRFVKQARKFGIHSCESCRKFISKMIKRQACTKSTNNALPVLQCHKGDGLCLVPPVVRSQQWNLMRCVYKARCPACWLKMCLKCYNIPAALRAGLNLLLPPLMRDPLAVPVSVPMSVCQEESEGQMQRLTGCKLGWPAEDSRDRSLFRSATNWNGLDMLGQKTSHQNAVPGALGKLKKFDYPISVSPSKKRRKDNRIKVRKKVKNPSLDPSTTDQFSQPVRQRLELKGPRVKHVCRSASVALGQPIATFPSSEGKEDIVESGKNIPRLPKDEEKTEEIKKVEEVSKEKEIIKAYQEETNNQVQQPSQKRVKVQGQQNPSTLNLPVIRSLPKPVVDEVHTVSIDFWEQYDPAEVGAKGFALIGSEAFHIPAICYLCGSAGKEPLIHCQCCCEPYHAFCLEPSEWNACAQPNWCCPRCTICQTCHLRSGPKLSCIRCRQSFHHSCLSKSGISTRLYSPDRPYVCHSCIKCKSCGSEGVSVHVGNLPLCSMCFKLRQRGNYCPLCQRCYDENDFDTKMMECNECSCWVHARCEGLSDERYEILSYLPDSIEFICRQCSPDPNSIWRNAVEAELKAGFIGVIKSLSKNRKACIALKWSPRKECLCRPISSVRKLDFSDEKLEVCVINGKEVINRFDDYDECNSERSTDADSNLSGNLKSDNSSKSDFETDDQPTDPPKRGLRRLRQKFHLKECSVRVKNCLSKEGQDIFDGKDSAVDIETTRGSVIENKECLCLEQQIIARPSPTLMSVKRKVNGNEYGSLLQFHCDMEHVINRASNEDLVEAYHKILCEVFPWFHPKHSKITSSTGGLSTPTKESYSKDSENFLAKLDDSILETWKEEVLRAPKAIAAKSGNLYQNINAQDSRSCCLCKGLGDGYSTREGRLLYCGQNEWVHANCALWSNEVFEEIDGSLQNVHSAISRGRLIRCTECGKKGASVGCCSKNCNGTYHYPCARNIDLAFNDDKTVFCTSHLSNCSDKTPQSEEDFDLKRPVYVELDRKKKKYAEPNKVKVMIGSLTIDCLGTIVPEFSDTIEKIVPSDYKCSRLYWSTINPLKIVKYYVRTFVQIYVPEAAVDMENNVTIDHSAEREAESDTEKSVAVKQTLDTLVDSVCNKEADENLAEQNNTDLLPPELKEAIFEDLPHDLLDGISMQDIFPKMTYEDFLAMDLKTDGGFGTDLLKDEILPTEVDEMIKPTENKVSKMDPSMPELGPQNDFWLHLEAKSSVQDIVDDLFNSKNQKLGGRELKRSKSEVMSNNSVVVGGPRHHQRSCSLTWSYKLDGTYGPTMKRRKLPKNLNSTRSEAAVTVVESQNERTPMLHELRIPESIMLTVGRASTPSIISESVRELKYCIEDSGVTTRRTSPRDDGKEHKRLLWHARQHPRILQVDGTADTGSASECSSPEYTAEDRVPPLHSLDAIVRIPQVDGANDDSSCDSGKFDTGASLYKYASRFSKLNRVPRKEDGKELVEKFNQSDAVSFKIPQLDGADDVSSDDECSSPHSQVPNELGTSLSKKYLPIPDPVDQPVTCKRCRCTYRTQDSYNRHLATCDIMTTSDSDSETMDNKLTSPDSRFSPSIGSSIESPQFITMSPSEGHTLSSEYSDIQATSPVEASVPSPHPGIQIEPIAQAIMTPQIHTHATVETVHQTVLTSNDMIVQTQYTRTTTTLPNATVLPQQPESTVQITEITDRPLISRDSVTSITQSAINVPLTSPDSTSSQTIPSPQVSPTFSSTGVQTSANEAGVNPGVQQAKLLKPKSPRTPKPRAKGIKPNILRTSNVPQSSHVRFQTIQNNTPIIQLQQAQRATGPTVILQQVPQPNLMSAYVEAMQQQQQHQHQHHQQSAQNLQYVATIGGQHETGYKPQFIAANSLVPGAYIQASSDNLLTLQNGGISVLPNVQIAQPQPTVLGTIIQQQPSAIQCGVISSEQLVLSSTPALEMFTDSTGSMFVHSQPMYYGLETIVSNTVMSSSQFVAGAVPQVLASSYQTTTQVFQASKLMEPIVDVQSVPNVPNVPSVQTVQSVPGVPGSYVVVNQPPPPIAEPSNSQITISANPEQAFAPANCNPIQHGPCLQIADPVQPIQVPQIPPIVSSAVSPSDMLVGCKQQQQTSTTIPRVAVRPSPVSHTSVQPLQQIQSMQPLHQGPWRITEPLFASEQPISNNIRPYFDSKHVSENTSMIKSSISSKMPPLPSHCVPQRNNNNITVNKMNHNDVNNVHTSYVNTMSNNSVGSCIVNSNSSNGHCINVNMMNTNNVNQINLNVCTTNKITMPVSNAPTSRPMNRVLPMQAITSKPEPAEQMRKPDIAVEEPTKLNVQISKRRDDMIVEPVKEPDASTNDLSNSDAMAFDIETMNKMKENLKLELDKEKLQNKSLKIVFQKQLQDGSYKITQNMKAVSQNKRTPQITSVEILSPREAAKITSLQLSPLKNFALKSSKMESKPSSLDNKMDSPKPRPPPIAVKKPRIVSKILKPPNNNPSKLMVKKSISKRPSMMYEIKSQDGFTHVASSMSEVWDKVFEAVQSARRAHNLPPLPHNPLTENLGLENNATVYLVEQLPGVNRCTKYKPKLHNLKPPKPSEIENDLLTECDSGAARAESFRGRKVHDMFSWLASRHRQQPKMIAISENESRRAASTNLPMAMRFRILKETSKESVGVYHSHIHGRGLFCLRDIEAGEMVIEYAGEVIRASLTDKREKYYDSKNIGCYMFKIDDHLVVDATMKGNAARFINHSCEPNCYSRVVDILGKKHILIFALRRIVQGEELTYDYKFPFEDIKIPCTCGSRRCRKYLN